A stretch of the Arachis stenosperma cultivar V10309 chromosome 6, arast.V10309.gnm1.PFL2, whole genome shotgun sequence genome encodes the following:
- the LOC130934126 gene encoding protein FAR1-RELATED SEQUENCE 2-like: MLLLYLAILLIPIKHLVNLPDLLDYSKIIAKSCINVLSNCTVAKSTTRIVYAIPLQGAMNIDSKPLSSQDNIKDSIMTGAEENINCTCDCGGNSSKCVSVTADDIINQTFESSDAAYNLYVRYAMCLGFGICKGDTARGKDGTQRRRRFFCSKEGKRAEKYISSMSRKREHRALTRTGCEAMLAVYLDTKTLTWRVKKLVEKHNHDLVPQCLVHLIPNHRGLTEPQKAQVNTMHDHGLQPLK; encoded by the exons ATGCTATTGTTGTATCTTGCTATATTATTGATTCCTATAAAACATCTTGTGAATCTTCCTGATTTGTTAG acTATTCAAAAATAATTGCAAAATCTTGTATTAATGTCCTGTCAAACTGTACAGTTGCAAAATCTACGACTAGAATAGTCTATGCTATACCACTGCAG GGTGCAATGAATATTGACTCGAAACCACTCAGTTCACAAGACAACATCAAAGATTCCATTATGACTGGTGCAGAAGAAAATATTAACTGCACTTGTGATTGCGGTGGCAACAGTAGTAAGTGTGTGTCTGTGACGGCCGATGATATTATAAACCAGACCTTTGAATCATCAGATGCAGCTTATAACTTGTATGTACGTTATGCGATGTGTCTCGGGTTTGGAATTTGCAAGGGTGATACAGCACGTGGAAAAGATGGAACACAGCGTAGAAGGAGGTTTTTTTGCAGCAAGGAAGGAAAGAGAGCCGAGAAATACATATCTAGTATGAGTAGGAAGAGGGAGCATAGAGCGCTGACTCGcactggctgtgaagccatgctTGCGGTGTATCTTGACACTAAAACTTTGACTTGGAGGGTTAAAAAATTAGTCGAGAAACACAACCACGATCTTGTCCCACAATGCTTGGTACACCTTATTCCAAACCACCGAGGGTTGACTGAGCCACAAAAAGCTCAGGTGAATACCATGCATGATCATGGTCTTCAACCTCTAAAATAA
- the LOC130934127 gene encoding protein FAR1-RELATED SEQUENCE 5-like, which yields MGLMVGQVDGYANVGFTKKDLDNHFQRTRRAKFIGGDSNATISYLLGKADVDSMAMARYSSTDEGRLANLFWADGICRSDYQCFGDVLTFDTTYRKNKYRRPLVIFSEVMLNKSPSVVVTDGDEAIKAVIREIFPDATHRLCGWHIQKNVTANIKNKNFFNDFRRCLYAPWHPDEFEEYWENMIKKYGLEENEWVLNEYEKRKSWASAYLRNKFCAGFRTTSRCEAINNFIKRFIGIRQSLLELVQNLEHALRDYRNNELVSQFKTLYGEPVLTTGLEALELSAANFCTREILGEVKKEIQGVVALDVINEENISTTVVLKVKEFGGEVKAFLAATFCAMKRLGLQKLPDSLLLRRWSKDAKKYLDESSAGDTTQDREREFLMRYGALSVAAMWMVVI from the exons ATGGGACTAATGGTAGGCCAAGTCGATGGTTATGCCAATGTCGGGTTCACAAAGAAGGACCTAGATAATCACTTTCAAAGAACTCGTCGTGCAAAGTTCATTGGTGGGGATTCTAATGCAACGATTAGCTATCTACTTGGGAAAGCAGATGTCGACTCGATGGCCATGGCAAGGTACAGTTCTACTGATGAAGGTCGGCTGGCAAATTTATTTTGGGCAGATGGCATTTGTAGGTCCGATTATCAGTGCTTTGGAGATGTGCTTACATTCGATACAACCTACCGGAAGAATAAGTACAGAAGGCCGTTGGTAATCTTCTCAG AAGTCATGCTGAATAAGTCTCCCAGTGTTGTGGTCACAGACGGAGACGAAGCAATAAAGGCAGTAATTCGAGAAATCTTCCCAGATGCAACTCACCGATTATGTGGTTGGCACATTCAGAAGAATGTAACGGCaaacataaaaaacaaaaattttttcaatgaCTTCAGAAGATGTTTGTATGCTCCATGGCATCCGGATGAATTTGAAGAATATTGGGagaatatgataaaaaaatatgggTTGGAGGAAAATGAATGGGTTCTAAATGAATATGAGAAGAGAAAAAGTTGGGCAAGCGCTTACTTGAGGAATAAATTCTGTGCTGGATTTAGAACAACATCAAGGTGTGAAGCGATAAACAACTTCATCAAGAGGTTTATTGGCATTCGTCAAAGTCTTCTAGAGTTGGTCCAAAATCTTGAACATGCTCTCAGGGACTATAGAAACAATGAATTAGTTTCTCAATTTAAGACGCTGTATGGGGAGCCCGTTCTAACTACTGGGCTAGAAGCATTAGAGCTTTCTGCTGCCAATTTTTGCACAAGGGAGATTCTTGGAGAAGTAAAAAAGGAGATTCAAGGAGTAGTCGCATTAGATGTAATAAACGAGGAAAACATATCAACCACTGTTGTGTTAAAAGTTAAGGAGT TCGGTGGAGAAGTGAAGGCATTCCTTGCAGCCACGTTTTGTGCAATGAAAAGGTTAGGTTTACAGAAGTTGCCAGATAGTCTTCTTTTGAGAAGATGGTCGAAGGATGCCAAGAAGTATCTGGATGAAAGTTCTGCTGGAGACACTACGCAAGACAGAGAAAGAGAATTTTTAATGCGCTATGGCGCATTGTCAGTGGCAGCTATGTGGATGgttgttatttaa